Proteins from a single region of Pseudodesulfovibrio portus:
- a CDS encoding DUF3592 domain-containing protein — MSGTHAKRTAEYRRIRIIVGAAVVACLVWAFASLPYDILRAERARLYGEEATTGVVLAVRGVESSDTGKGRLVVDYKYIDPDGFARTASARMDASKWSQYRPGRSVKVIFVRNRPEIVRLPGEEEPAFQLWLRDLMN, encoded by the coding sequence ATGTCCGGAACACATGCCAAGCGGACCGCCGAATATCGGCGGATACGCATCATAGTGGGCGCTGCCGTCGTGGCCTGCCTGGTCTGGGCGTTCGCTTCGCTGCCTTACGACATCCTGCGCGCGGAGCGGGCCAGGCTGTATGGCGAGGAAGCCACCACCGGCGTTGTCCTGGCCGTGCGCGGCGTGGAGTCCTCCGACACCGGCAAAGGCAGGCTGGTCGTCGACTACAAGTATATCGACCCCGACGGATTCGCGCGCACGGCCTCGGCCCGGATGGACGCGTCAAAGTGGTCGCAGTACCGCCCCGGCCGTTCGGTCAAGGTGATCTTCGTGCGCAACCGCCCCGAGATCGTCCGCCTTCCCGGCGAGGAGGAGCCCGCCTTTCAGCTCTGGCTCCGCGACCTCATGAACTAG
- the purU gene encoding formyltetrahydrofolate deformylase, whose amino-acid sequence MTESKESTVRLLITCPDQPGIVAAVSGYLHKKNANIIHSDQHSTDPEGGRFFMRNEFFLPGLDMDGLEELRREFREEVTNGFVMDWSLNPVWKPKKMVILCSKVDHALMELLWRWKRGDLEADISMVISNHQDLRESVEHFVPFHYVPVGPSLRDKVTAEDTMIDLMGDVDLIVLARYMQILTPDFVNRFTCRIINIHHSFLPAFVGADPYRRAHQRGVKLIGATAHYITEQLDEGPIIEQDVIRVTHSHDVDDLKRLGGDIERHVLARAVKWHLEDRVIVDGNKTIVFRR is encoded by the coding sequence ATGACCGAATCCAAGGAAAGCACCGTCAGACTGCTCATCACCTGCCCGGACCAGCCGGGCATCGTGGCCGCAGTCAGCGGATACCTGCACAAAAAGAACGCCAACATCATCCACTCGGACCAGCACTCGACCGACCCCGAAGGCGGCCGGTTCTTCATGCGCAACGAATTCTTCCTGCCCGGCCTGGACATGGACGGCCTTGAAGAGCTGCGCCGCGAATTCAGGGAAGAGGTGACCAACGGCTTCGTCATGGACTGGAGCCTGAACCCGGTCTGGAAGCCCAAGAAGATGGTCATCCTCTGTTCCAAGGTGGACCACGCGCTCATGGAGCTCTTGTGGCGGTGGAAACGGGGCGACCTGGAGGCGGACATCTCCATGGTCATCTCCAACCACCAGGATCTGCGCGAGTCCGTGGAGCACTTCGTGCCCTTCCACTACGTTCCGGTGGGCCCCTCCCTGCGCGACAAGGTGACCGCCGAGGACACCATGATCGATCTCATGGGCGACGTGGACCTGATCGTGCTGGCCCGCTACATGCAGATTCTGACCCCGGATTTCGTCAACAGATTCACGTGCAGGATCATCAACATCCACCACTCGTTCCTGCCCGCCTTCGTGGGCGCGGACCCATACCGCCGGGCGCACCAGCGCGGGGTCAAGCTCATCGGGGCCACGGCCCACTACATCACCGAACAGCTGGACGAGGGCCCGATCATCGAGCAGGACGTCATCCGCGTCACCCACAGCCACGACGTCGACGACCTGAAACGGCTGGGCGGCGACATCGAACGCCACGTCCTGGCCCGGGCGGTCAAGTGGCACCTCGAAGACCGCGTCATCGTGGACGGCAACAAGACCATCGTTTTCCGCAGGTAG
- a CDS encoding ribonucleoside triphosphate reductase, with protein sequence MPSQIMKRDGRLETWSTDRIAQAIFKALSASGIKDPLLSKRLARKVEGKLEGMDIPEQEHVQNMVEQVLMEARQYDIAKKYILYREKRRQLRSQKEAYLDIKDVIDTYLDQADWRVNENANMTHSFQGLMLHLSGTVQARYALEKYPEEIRLAHEHAYFHIHDLSFGLAGYCAGWSLRDLLLEGFNLEGRASAGPAKHFDTALGQMNNFLGTLQNEWAGAQAFNNVDTYLAPFIREDGLDYEQVRQCMQKFVFNLNTTSRWGGQSPFTNLSLDLVAPKHIAGEPIIIGGKYHEDLTYADFQEEMDMINKAYIEVMLEGDADGRIFSFPIPTYNVTEDFPWESEIGEKLMQLTSKYGVPYFQNFISSDLNPEDVRSMCCRLQMDLRELRTKTGGLFGAGDLTGSIGVVTLNLPKLAYLAQSEDEFLDLVEEYAELAKESLEFKRKVINNNLDAGMFPWSKRYLKNGYKGHFSTIGLLGGHEACLNLIGKGIETESGVRLMRRTLNHLRRITSRFQEETGSLYNLEATPAEGTSYRLAKIDKQLYADIQAQGNGTPYYTNSTQLPVGISEDVLYALEHQNQLQPLYTGGTVFHTFLGEAVTDPKSLKNFILKAFTKTKIPYVSVTPTFSICKEHGYILGEHFECPTCGQEAEVYTRIVGYYRPVSRWNKGKQAEYADRVVFSDCLCT encoded by the coding sequence GACATCCCCGAGCAGGAGCACGTGCAGAACATGGTCGAGCAGGTGCTCATGGAAGCCCGCCAGTACGACATCGCCAAGAAGTACATCCTGTACCGCGAAAAACGCCGCCAGCTCCGTTCCCAGAAAGAAGCCTACCTCGACATCAAGGACGTCATCGACACCTACCTCGACCAGGCCGACTGGCGCGTCAACGAAAACGCCAACATGACCCACTCCTTCCAGGGTCTCATGCTCCACCTGTCCGGTACGGTCCAGGCCCGCTACGCCCTGGAGAAATACCCCGAGGAAATCCGCCTGGCCCACGAGCACGCCTATTTCCATATACATGACCTGTCCTTCGGCCTGGCCGGGTACTGCGCGGGCTGGTCCCTGCGCGACCTGCTCCTGGAGGGCTTCAACCTGGAAGGCCGCGCCTCGGCCGGACCGGCCAAGCATTTCGACACCGCCCTGGGCCAGATGAACAACTTTCTCGGCACGCTGCAGAACGAGTGGGCGGGCGCCCAGGCGTTCAACAACGTGGACACCTACCTGGCTCCCTTCATCCGCGAGGACGGGCTCGACTACGAGCAGGTCCGCCAGTGCATGCAAAAATTCGTGTTCAACCTGAACACCACGTCGCGCTGGGGCGGCCAGTCGCCGTTCACCAACCTCTCCCTGGACCTCGTGGCGCCCAAACACATCGCCGGCGAGCCCATCATCATCGGCGGCAAGTACCATGAAGATCTGACCTACGCCGATTTCCAGGAAGAGATGGACATGATCAACAAGGCCTACATCGAGGTCATGCTCGAAGGGGACGCGGACGGCCGCATCTTCTCCTTCCCCATCCCGACCTACAACGTCACCGAGGACTTCCCCTGGGAGTCCGAGATCGGCGAAAAGCTCATGCAGCTGACCTCCAAGTACGGCGTGCCCTATTTCCAGAACTTCATCAGTTCGGACCTCAATCCCGAGGACGTCCGCTCCATGTGCTGCCGGTTGCAGATGGACCTGCGCGAACTGCGCACCAAGACCGGCGGCCTGTTCGGCGCGGGCGACCTGACCGGCTCCATCGGCGTGGTCACCCTGAACCTGCCCAAGCTCGCCTACCTGGCCCAATCCGAGGACGAGTTCCTGGACCTGGTCGAGGAATACGCCGAGCTGGCCAAGGAATCCCTGGAATTCAAGCGCAAGGTCATCAACAACAACCTGGACGCGGGCATGTTCCCCTGGTCCAAGCGCTACCTGAAGAACGGCTACAAGGGCCACTTCTCCACCATCGGCCTGCTCGGCGGCCACGAGGCGTGCCTGAACCTGATCGGCAAGGGCATCGAGACCGAATCCGGCGTGCGCCTCATGCGCCGCACGCTCAACCACCTGCGCCGCATCACCTCCCGTTTCCAGGAGGAGACCGGCTCCCTGTACAACCTGGAAGCCACGCCCGCAGAAGGAACCAGCTACCGGCTGGCCAAGATCGACAAGCAGCTCTACGCCGACATCCAGGCCCAGGGCAACGGCACCCCCTACTACACCAACTCCACCCAGCTGCCCGTGGGCATCTCCGAAGACGTGCTCTACGCCCTGGAGCACCAGAACCAGCTCCAGCCGCTCTACACCGGCGGCACCGTGTTCCACACCTTCCTTGGCGAGGCGGTCACCGACCCGAAGTCCCTCAAGAACTTCATCCTCAAGGCGTTCACCAAGACCAAGATTCCCTATGTCTCGGTCACGCCGACCTTCTCCATCTGCAAGGAACACGGCTACATCCTGGGCGAACACTTCGAGTGCCCCACCTGCGGCCAGGAGGCCGAGGTCTACACCCGCATCGTGGGCTACTACCGCCCCGTGTCCCGCTGGAACAAGGGCAAGCAGGCGGAATACGCCGACCGGGTGGTGTTCAGCGACTGCCTGTGCACCTAA
- a CDS encoding metal ABC transporter permease, with the protein MDILGYEFMQNALAAGLLASVICGIIGSLVVVNRIVFISGGIAHASYGGVGLAFLLGLPVLPVTTVFTVCAALVMAMVTLRDRERVDTVIGAIWAAGMALGIILLDLTPGYNVDLMSYLFGSILAVTRSDLWLMAGLAVLVFGLVLVFFRGFLAMSFDEEFARARGVPVSFLHCLLIVLVGLCVVMIIRVVGLILVIALLTIPPFIAERRTKSLKSMMIVSTALSVLFTVAGLWLSYSLDITSGAAIIAVATLSFFASMVLPGKKA; encoded by the coding sequence ATGGACATCCTCGGTTACGAATTCATGCAGAACGCCCTGGCAGCGGGCCTGCTGGCCAGCGTCATCTGCGGGATCATCGGTTCCCTGGTGGTGGTCAACCGCATCGTCTTCATCTCCGGCGGCATCGCCCATGCCTCCTACGGCGGGGTGGGACTCGCCTTCCTGCTCGGCCTGCCCGTGCTGCCCGTGACCACGGTGTTCACGGTGTGCGCGGCTCTGGTCATGGCCATGGTCACCCTGCGCGACCGCGAGCGGGTGGACACGGTCATCGGGGCCATCTGGGCCGCGGGCATGGCATTGGGCATCATCCTGCTCGACCTGACGCCGGGCTACAACGTGGACCTGATGAGCTACCTGTTCGGCTCCATCCTGGCCGTGACCCGGTCCGACCTCTGGCTCATGGCCGGGCTGGCCGTGTTGGTCTTCGGCCTGGTGCTCGTCTTTTTCCGGGGGTTCCTGGCCATGAGCTTCGACGAGGAGTTCGCCCGGGCGCGCGGCGTGCCCGTCAGCTTTCTCCATTGCCTGCTCATCGTCCTGGTGGGGCTGTGCGTGGTCATGATCATCCGGGTGGTCGGCCTGATCCTGGTCATTGCCCTGCTGACCATCCCGCCGTTCATTGCGGAGCGGCGGACCAAGTCGTTGAAGTCGATGATGATAGTGTCCACGGCTCTGAGCGTCCTGTTCACCGTGGCCGGGCTGTGGCTCTCCTATTCCCTGGACATCACGTCCGGGGCCGCCATCATAGCGGTGGCCACGTTGAGCTTTTTCGCGTCCATGGTCTTGCCCGGAAAAAAGGCGTAG
- a CDS encoding D-sedoheptulose 7-phosphate isomerase: MSESALKKVMDHASAGLTARKAFFDTKAELVVEIARAMAVCLAGGGKVMFCGNGGSAADCQHLAAEFTNRIKLERPPLPGLALTTDTSALTAIANDYSFDEVFSKQVLALGRPGDMLVGFSTSGTSTNVIRAMREAKRNGIVTVGLTGQSGAEMASVSDFLVTVPSGQTAVVQEIHIAAGHMFCFLVDHFLFEAVSELTPYLPDPSQG; this comes from the coding sequence ATGTCTGAGAGCGCTTTGAAGAAAGTGATGGACCACGCGTCCGCCGGATTGACGGCGCGCAAGGCCTTTTTCGATACAAAGGCGGAGTTGGTGGTTGAGATCGCCCGGGCCATGGCCGTGTGCCTGGCCGGGGGCGGCAAGGTCATGTTCTGCGGCAACGGCGGGTCCGCCGCCGACTGCCAGCACCTGGCCGCCGAGTTCACCAACCGGATCAAGCTGGAGCGGCCGCCGCTGCCCGGCCTGGCCCTGACCACCGACACCTCGGCCCTGACCGCCATCGCCAACGACTACAGCTTTGACGAGGTCTTTTCCAAGCAGGTCCTTGCCCTGGGCCGTCCCGGCGACATGCTGGTGGGCTTTTCCACTTCCGGCACCTCGACCAACGTCATCCGCGCCATGCGCGAAGCCAAGCGCAACGGCATCGTCACCGTGGGCCTGACCGGGCAAAGCGGGGCGGAGATGGCCTCGGTTTCGGACTTCCTGGTAACGGTCCCGTCCGGCCAGACCGCCGTTGTCCAGGAGATTCACATTGCGGCGGGGCACATGTTCTGCTTTCTGGTGGACCACTTCCTGTTCGAGGCCGTGTCCGAACTGACGCCCTACCTGCCCGATCCGTCGCAAGGGTAG
- a CDS encoding rhomboid family intramembrane serine protease, producing MHYIYPMQPKTPRTGFFNRVLRHAWTDLRPLVVEDGEGGLSHREAKLWSLILSARHVPYRMRRLPAAEGGGYVIEVQEWFADRAARELTLYFEENRPDIGSVTLPDLRPVSGFEPTLVGLGLLLLFYVMYHRVYPGLGVYPELWADIGSADGSAILSGQWWRTATALTLHADGPHVLGNAVIGGVFIWLVSRRLGGGLTWLLTILSGVLGNLANTLVLGVHHDAIGFSTATFGAAGVLAAITPFTVGGGVHGLGSGERVRRLLRFTSNALIPFGAGLGLLAMLGAGEGTDLGAHLFGFLSGAGLGVVAGKLTTGHGLPGRPLGAWMYLAALCIPLGAWWLAWLA from the coding sequence ATGCATTACATATACCCCATGCAGCCCAAGACCCCCCGCACCGGATTCTTCAACCGCGTCCTGCGTCACGCATGGACCGACCTGCGTCCCTTGGTGGTGGAGGACGGCGAGGGCGGGCTTTCGCATCGGGAGGCCAAGCTCTGGTCGCTCATCCTGTCCGCCCGGCACGTGCCCTACCGCATGCGACGGCTGCCCGCAGCCGAGGGCGGGGGATACGTCATCGAGGTCCAGGAGTGGTTCGCCGACCGGGCGGCCAGGGAACTCACGCTCTATTTTGAGGAGAACCGGCCCGACATCGGGTCCGTCACCCTGCCGGACCTGCGCCCGGTCAGCGGGTTCGAGCCCACCCTCGTCGGCCTGGGATTGCTCCTGCTTTTTTATGTCATGTATCACCGCGTCTACCCCGGTCTCGGCGTGTACCCCGAACTGTGGGCGGATATCGGCAGCGCCGACGGGTCGGCCATCCTGTCCGGCCAGTGGTGGCGTACTGCCACCGCCCTCACCCTGCACGCGGACGGCCCGCACGTCCTGGGCAACGCGGTCATCGGCGGGGTCTTCATCTGGCTGGTGTCCCGGCGGCTGGGAGGCGGCCTGACCTGGCTGCTGACCATCCTGTCCGGGGTGCTCGGCAATCTTGCCAATACCCTGGTCCTGGGCGTACACCACGACGCCATCGGTTTTTCCACGGCCACCTTCGGCGCGGCAGGCGTGTTGGCGGCCATCACCCCCTTTACCGTGGGTGGCGGCGTCCACGGCCTGGGCAGCGGCGAGCGGGTGCGGCGGCTGCTGCGCTTCACGTCCAACGCGCTCATTCCCTTCGGAGCCGGTCTCGGGCTGCTGGCCATGCTCGGGGCCGGGGAAGGGACCGACCTCGGCGCGCACCTGTTCGGTTTCCTGTCGGGGGCCGGGCTGGGCGTTGTCGCCGGCAAGCTGACCACCGGCCACGGACTGCCCGGGCGGCCGCTCGGGGCGTGGATGTACCTGGCTGCCCTGTGCATTCCCCTCGGGGCGTGGTGGCTGGCATGGCTGGCATGA
- a CDS encoding zinc ribbon domain-containing protein → MITCTKCGEKNSDDTRFCARCNRKLQSSRRAAPAEDSPVDEPLVSFEHQGMPADAWRDLKRLMEAWGYLLLLAGVAAGCWWYRTWWPLYPTVGLLALLIYFRRV, encoded by the coding sequence GTGATCACCTGCACCAAATGCGGAGAGAAAAACTCCGACGACACCCGCTTCTGCGCCCGATGCAACCGAAAGCTGCAATCCTCCCGACGCGCCGCCCCCGCCGAAGACAGCCCGGTCGACGAACCCCTGGTGTCCTTCGAGCACCAGGGCATGCCCGCCGACGCCTGGCGCGACCTCAAGCGCTTGATGGAGGCCTGGGGCTACCTCCTGCTCCTGGCCGGGGTGGCCGCAGGCTGCTGGTGGTATCGCACCTGGTGGCCCCTGTACCCCACGGTGGGGCTGCTCGCCCTGCTCATCTATTTCAGGCGCGTCTGA
- a CDS encoding DNA-binding protein, whose product MTMKCKEKLKEEGYIRYRGAVDASVYEYFNCDCSWKAEWYLKAGHYRCCGCKERCETREPDGFQLFLDLG is encoded by the coding sequence ATGACGATGAAGTGCAAGGAAAAGCTGAAAGAGGAAGGGTACATCCGGTACCGGGGCGCGGTAGACGCCTCGGTGTACGAGTATTTCAACTGCGATTGCTCGTGGAAGGCGGAGTGGTATCTCAAGGCCGGACATTACCGGTGCTGCGGATGCAAGGAGAGGTGCGAGACCAGGGAGCCCGACGGGTTCCAGCTCTTCCTCGATCTGGGATAA
- a CDS encoding metal ABC transporter ATP-binding protein, translating into MSENVIEFRGVSFSHGGTVILEDVNLSIEAGDYLAVLGPNGGGKSTLLKLMLGLIRPDSGVVRILGEEPGAAGGRIGYLPQHTHVAQSFPISVLDAVCMGLVKPGFGGIAGLSCSPDEQDKARRALERVNLLQYADRGLAGLSGGQKQRVFIARALVADPELLLLDEPTASVDSASRNALFTLLVDLNADMTIVMVSHDISALAKGVKSVACVNRKVHFHAAPAITGDMYQSTYGTPGTGTCPVELVTHGHVPHRVLGAHDLGCDCEHGCFHTHDEESE; encoded by the coding sequence GTGTCGGAAAATGTCATTGAATTCAGAGGAGTGAGTTTTTCCCATGGCGGGACGGTCATTCTCGAAGACGTGAACCTGTCCATCGAGGCCGGGGACTACCTGGCCGTGCTCGGTCCCAACGGGGGCGGCAAGTCCACGTTGCTCAAGCTCATGCTCGGCCTCATAAGACCGGACAGCGGCGTTGTCCGCATCCTGGGCGAGGAGCCGGGCGCGGCGGGCGGGCGCATCGGCTACCTGCCGCAGCACACCCACGTTGCCCAATCCTTTCCCATCTCCGTGCTGGACGCGGTGTGCATGGGCTTGGTCAAGCCGGGCTTCGGCGGCATCGCCGGGCTGTCCTGTTCTCCCGACGAGCAGGACAAGGCGCGCCGGGCCCTTGAGCGGGTCAACCTGCTGCAATACGCGGACAGGGGGCTGGCAGGGCTGTCAGGCGGCCAGAAGCAGCGGGTGTTCATCGCCCGCGCCCTGGTGGCCGACCCGGAACTGCTGCTCCTCGACGAGCCCACGGCCAGCGTGGACTCCGCCAGCCGCAACGCGCTCTTTACCCTGCTCGTCGACCTGAACGCCGACATGACCATCGTCATGGTCAGCCATGACATCTCGGCCCTGGCCAAGGGCGTCAAATCCGTGGCCTGCGTCAACCGCAAGGTTCATTTCCACGCCGCCCCGGCCATCACCGGCGACATGTACCAATCCACCTACGGCACGCCCGGCACCGGGACCTGCCCCGTGGAGCTGGTCACCCACGGTCACGTGCCGCACCGGGTGCTCGGTGCCCACGACCTGGGCTGCGACTGCGAGCACGGCTGCTTCCACACCCACGACGAGGAGTCCGAATGA